A window of Hyperolius riggenbachi isolate aHypRig1 chromosome 1, aHypRig1.pri, whole genome shotgun sequence contains these coding sequences:
- the LOC137554796 gene encoding leukotriene B4 receptor 1-like, with protein sequence MMTQANTISPLVAISAFNSSFTNTSGSRTPPASSGSSPNLGIAILSIAFIIGFPGNAFVIWTVLTRMKKRTVTCLLILHLAVADIMVILTAPFFLHLLSTGKWVFGFVICKSCHYVSCLSMYASIFLITFMSMDRFLAVAMPFTSQKIRTKRAVRATVSAIWILASLMAIPMLFYRDVIIFYGRPQCIPFHGPRNETSTSQHIIFQYLFETLTGFIIPFTIILFCYIYIGLRLRSAKFQSKQKTSRLVIMIIVTFALFWLPYQLVNLIQVSGEHLQSVTLKAAARTARPNATALAFLSSSANPILYVFAGGNFIRTAGVGFMAKLFEGTASETSSFRKISQVFRQRSHTESVELEKCNRAEQTKFSTNQSD encoded by the coding sequence AATACAATTAGCCCTTTGGTGGCTATAAGTGCATTCAATTCTTCTTTCACAAACACCAGTGGTAGTCGGACACCACCCGCATCTTCTGGATCTTCTCCCAATCTTGGCATTGCCATCCTGTCGATTGCTTTCATAATTGGCTTTCCTGGCAATGCCTTTGTCATCTGGACTGTATTGACACGCATGAAAAAGCGCACAGTAACCTGCCTACTGATTCTGCACTTAGCTGTGGCAGATATTATGGTGATCCTCACAGCACCATTTTTCCTCCATCTCTTATCCACTGGAAAATGGGTGTTTGGGTTTGTCATTTGCAAGTCGTGTCACTATGTCAGCTGTCTGAGTATGTATGCCAGCATCTTTTTAATCACCTTTATGAGCATGGACCGCTTCTTGGCTGTGGCAATGCCTTTTACATCTCAAAAGATAAGAACAAAACGAGCTGTAAGAGCAACAGTTTCGGCAATATGGATTCTTGCATCTCTGATGGCCATTCCAATGCTATTTTACCGGGATGTTATAATTTTTTATGGCCGTCCCCAATGTATACCCTTTCATGGTCCAAGAAATGAGACTTCCACTTCCCAACATATCATTTTTCAGTACCTGTTTGAGACTTTGACAGGTTTTATCATTCCATTCACAATTATTCTATTCTGCTACATCTACATTGGACTGAGGCTTCGTTCGGCAAAGTTCCAGAGCAAGCAGAAGACAAGTCGGCTGGTCATCATGATTATAGTGACATTTGCACTTTTCTGGCTTCCATATCAGTTAGTGAACTTAATACAAGTCTCAGGGGAGCATCTGCAATCAGTCACGCTAAAAGCAGCAGCTAGAACTGCTAGGCCTAATGCCACAGCTCTTGCATTTCTCAGTAGCAGTGCCAACCCTATTCTCTATGTGTTTGCTGGTGGCAATTTCATCAGGACTGCTGGGGTGGGATTCATGGCCAAGCTCTTTGAAGGAACTGCTTCTGAAACTTCCAGCTTCCGTAAAATCTCTCAAGTTTTCCGTCAAAGAAGTCATACAGAATCCGTTGAGTTGGAAAAATGCAACCGCGCAGAGCAGACTAAGTTTTCCACTAATCAGTCAGACTGA